Proteins from a single region of Apium graveolens cultivar Ventura chromosome 7, ASM990537v1, whole genome shotgun sequence:
- the LOC141673802 gene encoding uncharacterized protein LOC141673802, with the protein MKKASKSSHFEWSDECEKNFSKLKAFLTNPPILTRPLPGEPLKVYLSASNKTVAAVLVRADEGKEIPVYYISHSLRDAEVRYPQVEKLVYALVFASRKLRHYFQAREIHVLTNQPLKRILHKPDMTGRLAAWTIELSQFYIEYKPRAAIKAQVLSDFIAECQFQAKTQSPNENHLRPWLLFIDRSSMADSGGAGIILISPEGFKVQQTLKFEFPATNNIAEYEALIAGLRLATDLEAEIIDIFGDSQLVSKQISGEFKTHNEKMARYLERTQELLKKFSSWKLSHIDREENQWADSLAKLASSNLPVNLNPVYVDILTAPAIDEFYINQIQDNPDWRKPFLEYIIKNKLPDGKREAHSLMFKARNYCVIGSSLYRRALSEPLLRCLILEEAHQAMVEVNTGICRDHLGGKNLALKIIRQGLYWPIIRKDCEEYVRKCQACQLHGSVNYRPTT; encoded by the coding sequence ATGAAAAAAGCTTCCAAGTCCTCACACTTCGAGTGGAGCGATGAGTGTGAAAAGAATTTCTCCAAGCTAAAAGCATTCCTAACAAACCCACCCATCCTCACTCGGCCTTTACCAGGCGAGCCATTGAAAGTATATCTCTCAGCCTCCAACAAAACTGTCGCGGCTGTACTGGTTCGAGCCGATGAGGGAAAAGAAATCCCGGTGTACTACATTAGTCACTCTCTTCGGGATGCCGAAGTCAGATACCCGCAAGTAGAAAAGTTGGTCTATGCCTTAGTTTTTGCAAGCCGAAAACTGCGACACTATTTCCAGGCGAGGGAGATACATGTGCTTACGAATCAACCCCTAAAGAGGATCCTACACAAGCCTGACATGACGGGTAGACTTGCTGCGTGGACAATTGAATTGAGTCAGTTCTACATCGAGTATAAGCCTCGAGCTGCGATAAAGGCCCAGGTCCTTTCAGACTTCATTGCTGAATGTCAATTCCAAGCTAAAACCCAGAGTCCCAACGAAAATCATTTAAGACCGTGGTTGTTATTCATTGACAGATCCTCGATGGCCGACTCTGGAGGAGCGGGAATTATCTTAATAAGCCCGGAGGGATTTAAAGTCCAGCAAACTCTAAAGTTTGAATTCCCAGCTACAAATAATATCGCCGAATATGAGGCACTCATCGCAGGCTTAAGACTGGCGACGGACCTCGAGGCCGAGATTATTGACATATTCGGAGATTCTCAACTAGTCTCTAAACAAATAAGCGGGGAATTCAAGACACACAATGAAAAAATGGCTCGATATTTGGAACGAACACAAGAGCTACTCAAGAAGTTCTCCTCATGGAAACTTTCGCATATCGACAGAGAAGAGAACCAGTGGGCTGATTCCCTGGCCAAGTTAGCATCCTCTAATTTACCTGTCAATCTCAATCCGGTATATGTCGACATCTTAACGGCTCCCGCCATCGATGAGTTTTATATCAACCAGATCCAGGATAACCCCGACTGGCGAAAGCCATTCCTCGAGTACATTATAAAAAACAAACTCCCTGACGGGAAACGCGAAGCTCACTCACTCATGTTTAAGGCAAGAAATTACTGTGTAATTGGTTCGTCGCTATATCGGCGCGCTCTATCCGAACCTCTGCTCCGATGTTTGATATTAGAAGAAGCCCATCAAGCGATGGTCGAGGTAAACACGGGAATCTGTAGGGATCACCTCGGAGGAAAAAACCTAGCCCTTAAAATAATCAGACAAGGTCTATATTGGCCCATAATTCGGAAAGATTGTGAGGAATATGTTAGAAAGTGCCAAGCATGTCAACTACATGGAAGCGTAAATTATCGACCCACGACATAG
- the LOC141673803 gene encoding uncharacterized protein LOC141673803, whose amino-acid sequence MKSGRPPSSRYCEYHEDTGHRTEQCFQLSNLIEGKIRRGQLVHYVQQDDASRRHHRDEDDRVIDVFFGGIAAWGLSHNSRKLYAREVFNVNPSTAKRPRVNPSPVISFSDDDYRPGLIEGHQDALVITTRVGNNTVKKMLVDNGSSVDVLYHHAFSRMDIRDRRLENSRTPLYGFTGNEVHVVGTIDMPGLFGSPLCQV is encoded by the coding sequence ATGAAATCGGGCAGACCCCCAAGCTCCAGATATTGTGAATATCATGAAGACACCGGCCATAGAACAGAGCAATGCTTTCAACTCAGCAACCTCATCGAAGGAAAGATTCGCCGAGGACAACTTGTCCACTATGTACAACAGGATGATGCGTCCAGACGCCACCATCGAGATGAGGACGACCGTGTAATTGACGTCTTCTTTGGCGGTATAGCCGCCTGGGGCCTCTCTCACAACTCTCGCAAGCTTTACGCTCGAGAAGTTTTTAATGTCAATCCCTCGACAGCTAAACGCCCTCGAGTGAATCCCTCCCCAGTCATCTCTTTCTCCGACGATGATTACCGTCCCGGTCTCATCGAAGGTCACCAAGATGCCCTTGTCATCACCACGCGTGTGGGAAACAACACAGTTAAGAAGATGCTGGTCGATAATGGTAGCTCCGTCGACGTCCTATATCATCATGCTTTCTCCCGAATGGACATCAGAGATCGAAGACTTGAAAATTCCCGAACACCGTTGTACGGGTTCACAGGCAATGAGGTCCATGTGGTAGGAACCATCGACATGCCAGGGCTTTTTGGCTCTCCACTGTGTCAGGTTTGA
- the LOC141673804 gene encoding putative pentatricopeptide repeat-containing protein At3g15930: MCMPLEALLVSLKTPSHCIKKLDQTLAQTIITGLIYTNKAWNTILRAYSKTNKPIQTLIIYNHFIQSHSIYPDKYTYPVIISASTRLHCVPKAKETHARVVKVGVDTDLYVQNALIHFYGFTGQLIEARRVFDRMCERDVTSWNTILGCYGGKTSLGTEMMSLFGSMVREGVRADRITMVILLTVCGQIRGLEFGRLIHGYVVKMGMQYELNIENALLDIYAKCGQMDALLKKFNDMYGTRDIVSYTVLINSYIETGRIDMAREIFDDMPEKDIVLWNSMIHGYVKEKRPQEALELLVHMENESVRPDENTIVSLLTACSSLSNLRYGRHIHRTVLRNNIKQDVFVETALINMYFKCGGIADAMIIFFKMKYKDVFTWTTTIEGLARSGFETQALKLFHQMERQGTRPNEATFVSTLTACRQAGLVDDGCRLFKWMIEVYGIQPSIEHFTSLVELLSKAGLLHQAEEFISFIVPKERLIAYKTLLSACMSYSEINLGLRIANKLLQLGSASHEVYVLLSNFYAEAGLWYKVEETRKVMKELNTRKQTGVSYIELLS; this comes from the coding sequence ATGTGTATGCCACTAGAAGCATTACTAGTGTCACTCAAAACACCATCTCACTGCATTAAAAAACTTGATCAAACACTCGCCCAAACCATTATAACTGGTCTGATTTACACCAACAAAGCATGGAACACCATTCTTAGAGCTTACTCCAAAACCAACAAACCCATTCAAACTCTTATCATTTACAACCACTTTATTCAATCTCACTCTATCTACCCTGATAAATACACCTACCCTGTTATCATTTCAGCTTCTACACGCCTGCATTGTGTCCCTAAAGCCAAAGAAACTCATGCCCGTGTCGTAAAAGTTGGTGTGGACACTGACTTGTATGTGCAGAATGCACTTATTCATTTTTACGGGTTTACAGGACAGTTGATTGAGGCACGTAGAGTGTTTGATAGAATGTGTGAAAGGGATGTTACTAGTTGGAATACTATTTTAGGTTGTTATGGTGGTAAAACAAGTTTAGGAACTGAAATGATGAGTTTGTTTGGGAGTATGGTGCGTGAGGGTGTGAGGGCTGATAGGATTACGATGGTGATTTTGTTGACAGTTTGCGGACAAATTAGGGGACTAGAGTTTGGGAGGTTGATTCATGGTTATGTTGTTAAAATGGGAATGCAATACGAATTGAATATCGAGAATGCATTGCTAGATATCTATGCTAAATGTGGACAGATGGATGCATTGTTGAAAAAGTTTAATGATATGTATGGAACAAGAGATATTGTGTCGTATACAGTATTGATTAATAGTTATATAGAGACGGGAAGGATTGATATGGCTCGTGAAATTTTCGATGACATGCCTGAGAAAGACATTGTTTTGTGGAACTCGATGATTCATGGTTATGTGAAGGAGAAGCGTCCACAGGAAGCTTTAGAGCTTCTTGTTCATATGGAGAATGAATCTGTGCGACCAGATGAAAACACTATTGTTAGCTTGCTGACAGCTTGCTCTAGTTTGTCGAACCTGAGGTATGGCAGACACATTCATCGAACCGTCCTCAGAAACAATATCAAACAAGATGTATTTGTTGAAACAGCTTTAATTAATATGTATTTTAAGTGTGGGGGAATCGCGGATGCTATGATCATTTTCTTTAAAATGAAATATAAAGATGTATTCACGTGGACGACAACAATTGAAGGCCTTGCGAGGTCTGGATTTGAAACTCAAGCTTTAAAATTGTTTCATCAAATGGAGAGACAAGGAACTAGGCCGAATGAGGCTACCTTTGTTTCTACACTGACAGCATGCAGACAAGCAGGACTTGTTGATGATGGTTGTCGCTTGTTTAAATGGATGATAGAAGTCTACGGGATTCAACCTAGTATTGAGCATTTTACCAGTCTAGTTGAGTTGTTAAGTAAAGCTGGGTTGTTGCATCAGGCTGAGGAGTTCATTAGCTTCATTGTACCTAAAGAAAGACTAATAGCTTACAAGACTCTGCTTAGTGCTTGTATGAGTTATTCAGAAATTAATCTAGGACTGAGAATTGCAAATAAACTCCTACAGTTGGGTTCAGCGAGTCATGAAGTATATGTCCTGTTATCAAACTTCTATGCTGAAGCGGGTCTTTGGTATAAAGTTGAAGAGACCAGAAAAGTTATGAAAGAACTCAATACGAGAAAGCAGACAGGTGTTAGCTACATAGAACTTTTGTCCTGA
- the LOC141671536 gene encoding uncharacterized protein LOC141671536 produces the protein MPFPWKKNQGSRISRLADRFNSSKHGGSLVVQTGFPTSIIDLFHKNRDRLKKSAKKKRSSGSDSISYCNSDLQIVNPERCSTNSEVEFVNMDVELVKSDRYSTNQIEDDVVSGKERFEKVVEGKGSIFIAVLKVLFMAVLALVTKRLVLGVSVSAFSLFLLEYVGNYVYGLSKSCSDYKRMLKVIVEKVLCFVRIRGGVDSICQDSVEDFKLNVQSMEIEVDLDDVIKPIICLDSDKELEVERMELKSLPEKEDELKQEGSRRAKLKTKMRKLVKKKLGKSRRKGSGLESIVPGFGSEVPESTEIDTCIDKYGINELKQIDGHAKQSESEVNISQISSDPCELVLSKEAGVGVAESGRQTMWISKYWVFCLIILSGLVGGRIFAIIFTLACCLILKPLGNKEDAHASLQSSGKIRV, from the coding sequence ATGCCATTTCCTTGGAAGAAAAATCAGGGATCAAGAATCTCTCGATTGGCTGATCGGTTTAATTCATCGAAACATGGTGGTTCTCTTGTTGTTCAAACTGGATTTCCTACTTCAATTATTGACCTCTTCCATAAAAATCGAGATCGTTTGAAGAAATCTGCAAAGAAAAAGCGATCTTCTGGCTCCGATTCGATAAGTTATTGTAATTCAGATTTACAAATAGTGAATCCAGAAAGGTGTTCCACGAATTCGGAAGTTGAATTTGTAAATATGGATGTTGAATTGGTAAAGTCAGATAGGTATTCCACGAATCAAATTGAGGATGATGTGGTAAGTGGTAAAGAAAGATTCGAGAAAGTTGTTGAGGGTAAAGGTAGTATTTTTATTGCTGTTTTGAAGGTTTTGTTTATGGCAGTTTTGGCTTTGGTGACTAAGAGGTTGGTGTTAGGGGTCAGCGTGTCTGCATTTTCTTTGTTTTTACTTGAGTATGTGGGGAATTATGTGTATGGATTGTCGAAATCGTGTTCGGATTATAAAAGGATGCTGAAAGTGATTGTTGAGAAAGTTTTGTGTTTTGTAAGGATCAGAGGGGGTGTTGATTCTATTTGTCAGGATTCGGTTGAAGATTTTAAGTTGAATGTTCAAAGTATGGAGATTGAAGTTGATTTGGATGATGTGATTAAGCCGATCATATGTTTGGATTCTGACAAAGAATTAGAAGTTGAGAGAATGGAATTGAAGAGTTTACCGGAGAAAGAAGATGAACTTAAACAAGAGGGTTCTCGGAGGGCTAAGCTGAAAACAAAGATGAGGAAACTTGTTAAGAAGAAATTGGGCAAGTCCAGAAGAAAAGGGTCTGGTTTGGAAAGTATAGTACCAGGTTTTGGAAGTGAAGTACCCGAGTCAACGGAAATAGATACATGTATTGACAAATATGGGATCAATGAGCTTAAGCAAATTGATGGCCATGCAAAACAGAGTGAAAGTGAAGTTAATATTTCGCAGATTAGTTCTGATCCTTGTGAATTGGTTCTAAGTAAGGAGGCAGGTGTTGGTGTCGCCGAATCAGGAAGACAAACAATGTGGATTTCAAAATATTGGGTATTTTGTTTGATCATTCTTTCTGGGCTTGTTGGCGGACGGATTTTTGCAATAATTTTTACGTTAGCATGCTGCTTGATTTTGAAACCACTTGGAAACAAAGAAGATGCACATGCCTCGTTGCAATCATCTGGTAAAATTCGTGTTTAG